A DNA window from Pseudarthrobacter sp. W1I19 contains the following coding sequences:
- a CDS encoding LacI family DNA-binding transcriptional regulator has protein sequence MKKPPTIRDVAAAAGVSVSVVSRVLNPESGPVAPAKRETVLRVIEELAYRPRAAARELSVGSTPTVGLVVADLANPFFAQLADRIVWEARSHGVQVMVMTTQEDPHLEADSLDTLLDRSVAGVIATPTGANIEKWARLQSMGVDVVFVDRTIPELGNVDVVSIANTDSARRATEYMLSLGHKRIGLISGPVTTSTGRARIQGYQGAHEAYSVSMDPQLIRDVPFRGDGGGDAVGSLLALPDRPTGLIVANTAQVQSSVRRLIQTGVQIPEELSVIVFDDNPWTELTTPPLSVIRQPIDMLAVHSLELVLGRMQGKLPSAPRVIEVNADFVPRSSCSPLLLTPSR, from the coding sequence ATGAAGAAGCCCCCAACAATCCGCGATGTCGCAGCGGCGGCGGGCGTCTCAGTCTCCGTCGTATCCCGCGTCCTGAACCCGGAGTCGGGGCCGGTAGCTCCGGCAAAGCGCGAAACGGTGCTGAGAGTCATCGAGGAACTGGCGTACCGGCCGCGTGCCGCCGCGCGTGAGCTAAGCGTGGGGAGCACGCCCACCGTGGGGCTGGTGGTGGCGGACCTCGCCAACCCGTTCTTTGCCCAGCTTGCGGACCGCATTGTGTGGGAGGCCCGCAGCCACGGTGTCCAGGTAATGGTCATGACCACACAGGAGGACCCCCACCTCGAGGCCGATTCCCTAGACACCCTCCTTGACCGTTCGGTGGCGGGAGTCATCGCCACGCCAACAGGAGCGAACATTGAAAAGTGGGCACGCCTCCAATCCATGGGCGTGGACGTGGTCTTCGTGGACCGCACCATCCCCGAACTGGGGAACGTCGACGTCGTAAGCATTGCGAACACAGACTCTGCCCGGCGCGCTACTGAATACATGCTTAGCCTGGGGCACAAGCGCATCGGCCTCATTTCCGGGCCTGTCACCACATCAACGGGGCGGGCAAGGATCCAGGGCTACCAGGGCGCCCACGAGGCCTACTCGGTCAGCATGGATCCCCAGCTGATACGCGATGTGCCGTTCAGGGGAGACGGTGGAGGCGACGCCGTGGGGTCCCTCCTGGCCCTCCCTGACCGTCCCACCGGCCTCATCGTGGCCAACACCGCCCAGGTGCAAAGCTCCGTCCGGCGCCTCATCCAGACGGGCGTGCAAATACCTGAGGAGCTCTCGGTCATAGTCTTTGACGACAATCCATGGACCGAGCTGACAACGCCTCCGCTCAGCGTGATCCGCCAGCCCATCGACATGCTCGCAGTCCATTCCCTCGAACTGGTACTGGGACGCATGCAGGGCAAGCTCCCTTCCGCCCCGCGCGTCATCGAAGTCAACGCAGACTTTGTCCCGCGCAGCAGCTGCTCCCCGCTCCTCCTGACACCCAGCCGATAA
- a CDS encoding enoyl-CoA hydratase/isomerase family protein, whose protein sequence is MISLSISNNVAEIVLNAPHKLNSLDEQALAELSQAYDDAAAAASRGEVRALLLRGEGRAFCAGRDISGVNPENDDAATYLSGLVEPLLKKMSAFPAPTFAAAHGACLGVGLGLLLATDVVYVAENAKFGSPFAKLGATLDSGGHWYFTERLGMHRTLDLIYTAELISGTEAVAQGLFSRAMPADELLENTRAIVAKVARGATGAFTASKELVAHIRDQRLGLWEAMAQENTEQARLCKTDDYAEGFRAFQEKREPQFRG, encoded by the coding sequence ATGATTTCCCTCTCCATCAGCAACAACGTCGCCGAGATCGTCCTGAACGCACCGCACAAGCTGAACTCGCTGGATGAGCAGGCGCTGGCGGAGTTGTCCCAGGCGTACGACGACGCTGCTGCCGCCGCCTCCCGCGGTGAGGTGCGGGCGCTGCTGCTCAGGGGAGAGGGCCGCGCCTTCTGCGCGGGCCGGGACATTTCAGGCGTCAATCCGGAGAATGACGACGCCGCGACGTACCTAAGCGGGCTGGTGGAGCCGCTGCTGAAGAAGATGAGCGCGTTCCCGGCTCCCACGTTCGCGGCGGCCCACGGGGCCTGCCTGGGCGTGGGGCTGGGACTGCTGCTGGCCACGGATGTGGTGTACGTGGCGGAGAACGCGAAGTTCGGGTCGCCGTTCGCCAAGCTGGGCGCGACGCTGGATTCGGGCGGGCACTGGTACTTCACGGAGCGGCTGGGCATGCACCGGACGCTGGACCTGATCTACACGGCCGAGCTTATCAGCGGTACCGAGGCCGTGGCGCAGGGGCTGTTCAGCCGCGCCATGCCGGCGGACGAACTGCTGGAAAACACCCGGGCCATCGTGGCCAAGGTGGCGCGCGGTGCCACCGGTGCCTTCACCGCCAGCAAGGAGCTGGTGGCCCACATCCGGGACCAGCGCCTGGGCCTGTGGGAGGCCATGGCCCAGGAGAACACCGAGCAGGCAAGGCTCTGCAAAACCGACGACTACGCCGAGGGATTCAGGGCTTTCCAGGAGAAGCGCGAGCCGCAGTTCCGCGGTTGA
- a CDS encoding gluconokinase produces the protein MKPVIVVMGVSGAGKSTVGAALAERLGAAFVDSDSLHPQANVEKMAAGTPLTDEDRWPWLDLVGAELVSDHADGIVVACSALKRAYRDAIRAKAPSAVFVQLQVELPLLQDRVARRPGHFMPASLLTSQLETLEPLEPDEAGLTVSTQEGIEATAEVIVSQLRAPAAATS, from the coding sequence ATGAAGCCCGTCATTGTTGTTATGGGTGTGTCCGGAGCAGGGAAATCGACAGTCGGGGCCGCGCTTGCGGAACGCCTGGGCGCTGCATTCGTCGACTCCGACTCGCTGCACCCGCAGGCGAACGTCGAGAAGATGGCCGCGGGGACGCCGCTCACGGACGAGGACCGGTGGCCCTGGCTCGATCTGGTGGGGGCTGAGCTGGTTTCAGATCACGCTGATGGGATTGTGGTTGCCTGCTCCGCCCTGAAGCGCGCTTACAGGGACGCCATCAGGGCCAAAGCACCCTCGGCAGTGTTCGTTCAACTGCAGGTGGAGCTTCCGCTCCTGCAAGACCGGGTTGCCCGGCGGCCCGGACACTTCATGCCCGCTTCACTGCTGACGTCCCAGCTGGAGACACTGGAGCCCCTTGAACCGGACGAGGCAGGACTAACAGTGTCCACGCAGGAAGGAATCGAGGCGACTGCCGAAGTGATCGTCTCGCAGCTCCGCGCCCCTGCGGCAGCCACGTCCTGA
- a CDS encoding alpha-1,2-fucosyltransferase: MGNFATTLYNIKGAALRPLRIGSRRILWTPNQGLGFGNFLYLWLHAHLEQAAGRDYRVFETPAMSPWLTAFPLLRERLAISSDSIRFRDRREWRHDTLFQAFGTEYTRTELREFITTFLVPHLEPEVQAPGTVVVNIRRGDYYSVPHFRKAYGFNIAGYLEAALEVAKEAEDIPKATVVSDDPAWCRSNLDAILTEHAGTVEYVPKTAGPLENFRAVSTTRRLIGTNSTFSYWGGYIADVVHSDAQIVMPEFHARWQHDPSAYQLDPNWDIIRALPSGWDEPREDLVVAT, encoded by the coding sequence ATGGGGAACTTCGCAACAACGCTATACAACATCAAGGGTGCGGCCTTGCGCCCTCTGCGCATTGGCAGTCGCCGCATATTGTGGACGCCAAATCAGGGTCTGGGCTTCGGCAATTTCCTGTACCTCTGGCTGCACGCTCATCTGGAACAGGCGGCAGGCCGTGACTATCGTGTGTTTGAGACGCCCGCGATGAGTCCATGGCTGACAGCGTTTCCTCTGCTGCGCGAGCGGCTTGCAATCAGCTCGGACAGCATCCGTTTTCGGGACCGGCGTGAGTGGCGCCACGACACGTTGTTTCAGGCCTTTGGCACCGAGTACACAAGAACCGAACTGCGGGAATTCATCACCACGTTCCTTGTCCCGCACCTCGAGCCGGAAGTGCAGGCGCCGGGAACTGTAGTGGTTAACATAAGGCGCGGCGACTACTATTCGGTCCCTCATTTCCGGAAAGCTTACGGCTTCAATATCGCCGGCTACCTGGAGGCTGCACTTGAAGTGGCAAAGGAGGCAGAGGACATTCCCAAAGCCACTGTAGTATCCGACGATCCGGCGTGGTGCAGGTCCAACCTGGACGCCATCCTCACCGAGCATGCCGGTACCGTCGAGTACGTTCCCAAAACGGCGGGGCCGCTGGAGAACTTTCGCGCAGTGTCAACAACACGACGGCTGATCGGTACTAACAGCACCTTCTCATACTGGGGCGGCTACATAGCCGACGTGGTGCATTCCGACGCCCAGATCGTCATGCCCGAGTTCCACGCCCGCTGGCAGCATGATCCCTCCGCCTACCAGCTTGACCCCAATTGGGACATCATCCGGGCTCTTCCCTCTGGCTGGGACGAACCCCGCGAGGATCTTGTTGTAGCTACCTGA
- a CDS encoding NAD(P)H-dependent oxidoreductase: MNLHKLLSDREQDGRPIRVGLIGAGRYGTMYLAQANNIPGIHVVAIADINVKRAEGAFDLVGWPKNQIAPDIATALRDRSTAIVANADELFDVDIDIIVEATGNPIVGVKHALRAIETKKHIIMVTVEADALAGPALARRAEAAGVVYSMAYGDQPALIMELVDWARTSGFDVVCAGKGAKFLEHYHEMNPDNVWENWEFSKELTDSGQLNPNMHTSFRDGTKASIEMAAVANGAGLVPSDSGLTFTPGDVEEIATICRPADVGGVLAHEGSVEVMSSVKRDGTWIPHNTQEGVFVVVKATNDYVSGCFNEYPWHPDPTGQYAALYRPYHYVGLELNMSIANAVLRGVATGAPIGFFGDVVATAKKDLKAGEFLDGEGGYTVWGQLVSAKHSVATGALPVALAHHVELRNDVPKGGIVGWDDVIMDDSLAQALELRRETEALVSETAVTA, from the coding sequence ATGAACCTTCACAAGCTTCTGAGCGACCGCGAGCAAGACGGCCGCCCCATCCGGGTCGGACTTATTGGAGCCGGACGTTACGGCACCATGTACCTGGCCCAGGCGAACAACATCCCCGGAATCCATGTGGTGGCAATCGCCGACATCAACGTCAAGCGCGCAGAAGGCGCCTTTGACCTGGTGGGATGGCCCAAGAACCAGATCGCCCCGGACATCGCCACCGCGCTGAGGGACCGCTCAACGGCCATCGTCGCAAATGCCGATGAGCTCTTTGATGTGGACATCGACATCATTGTCGAAGCAACAGGCAACCCGATCGTCGGCGTGAAGCACGCCCTGCGCGCCATCGAAACCAAAAAGCACATCATCATGGTCACCGTCGAGGCGGACGCTCTGGCCGGGCCGGCCCTGGCCCGGCGCGCTGAAGCCGCAGGCGTGGTCTACTCCATGGCCTACGGGGACCAGCCGGCACTGATCATGGAACTGGTGGACTGGGCACGCACCAGCGGCTTCGACGTCGTCTGCGCCGGCAAGGGCGCCAAATTCCTTGAGCACTACCACGAGATGAACCCGGACAACGTGTGGGAGAACTGGGAGTTCTCCAAGGAACTGACCGACTCCGGTCAGCTGAACCCCAACATGCACACCTCCTTCCGTGACGGCACCAAGGCCTCCATTGAGATGGCGGCAGTGGCCAACGGCGCGGGACTGGTGCCCTCTGACTCCGGGCTGACCTTCACGCCGGGGGACGTCGAGGAGATCGCCACCATCTGCCGTCCGGCGGACGTCGGGGGAGTCCTCGCCCATGAAGGCAGCGTGGAAGTCATGTCCAGCGTCAAGCGCGACGGCACCTGGATCCCCCACAACACGCAGGAGGGCGTGTTCGTGGTGGTCAAGGCCACGAACGATTATGTCTCCGGCTGCTTCAACGAGTACCCCTGGCACCCGGACCCCACCGGCCAGTACGCGGCGCTCTACCGCCCGTACCACTACGTGGGCCTGGAGCTGAACATGTCCATCGCCAACGCGGTCCTGCGCGGGGTTGCCACGGGTGCCCCCATCGGGTTCTTCGGCGACGTGGTAGCCACCGCCAAAAAGGACCTCAAGGCCGGCGAGTTCCTCGACGGCGAAGGCGGGTACACGGTATGGGGCCAGCTGGTTTCGGCAAAGCACTCGGTGGCAACAGGCGCGCTCCCCGTAGCCTTGGCCCACCACGTGGAACTCCGGAATGACGTCCCCAAGGGCGGAATCGTCGGCTGGGACGATGTCATCATGGATGACTCCCTGGCACAGGCCCTTGAGCTTCGCCGGGAAACCGAAGCCCTCGTCTCGGAAACCGCAGTCACCGCCTAA
- a CDS encoding putative quinol monooxygenase yields the protein MTVIVTAIFTPKDGAFDDVVAALSPAIAEVHDEPGCELYAIHEAPNGQIVMIEKWESAELLDAHGAGEPVKRLNASLEGLLQGPVEVTRLAQIPAGTPHQGTL from the coding sequence ATGACTGTTATTGTTACCGCCATCTTCACCCCCAAGGACGGGGCGTTCGACGACGTGGTGGCCGCCCTCTCCCCCGCCATTGCCGAAGTACACGACGAGCCCGGATGCGAGCTCTATGCCATCCATGAGGCACCCAACGGCCAGATCGTCATGATCGAAAAGTGGGAATCCGCGGAGCTGCTGGACGCCCACGGCGCAGGAGAACCCGTCAAGCGCCTGAATGCCTCCCTTGAAGGCCTCCTGCAGGGGCCCGTTGAGGTCACCCGGCTCGCGCAGATCCCCGCAGGAACACCTCACCAGGGCACCCTCTGA
- a CDS encoding DctP family TRAP transporter solute-binding subunit: MNSKTRALTGALACTLAASVLAGCASPAPGGTGAPPAKIQLSIPDPLTSSVGVSAQHFADQVKKSSNGSVTVTVVPNGTSFSGDQNAAVTRLQGGSLDALILSTSVYASVVPEMNAISIPYLFKDTKEEAAFLDGEPGKELKDKLAEKDTVAVSFLTRTGREITNSVRPIQQPSDLKGLKIRVPGNTLWTDYFTKLGASPTTMAFSEVFTGLQTGTIDGQENPIEVPWTNKFSEVQKYVSLTNHINDAWVLALSSKKWDSLSEDQKKAVTEASEETATFKTGYDEEQSKKQLDELKAKGMQANEVSASGLEEFKAASKSLYPEFSNLIGKEFFDQAVSFNASK; encoded by the coding sequence ATGAATTCCAAGACCCGCGCCCTCACCGGGGCGCTCGCCTGCACCCTGGCAGCCTCAGTCCTCGCCGGTTGCGCCTCCCCTGCACCCGGCGGGACTGGCGCCCCGCCCGCCAAGATCCAACTCTCCATCCCGGACCCGCTCACCTCCTCTGTGGGTGTTTCCGCACAGCACTTTGCGGACCAGGTCAAGAAGTCATCCAATGGTTCCGTGACTGTCACGGTGGTTCCCAACGGAACAAGCTTCAGCGGCGACCAGAACGCCGCCGTCACGCGTTTGCAGGGAGGGTCCCTGGACGCCCTGATCCTCTCGACGTCCGTGTACGCCTCGGTGGTGCCGGAGATGAACGCCATCAGCATCCCCTACCTCTTCAAGGACACCAAGGAGGAGGCAGCCTTCCTGGACGGCGAGCCCGGCAAGGAACTGAAGGACAAACTCGCCGAAAAGGACACGGTTGCGGTCAGCTTCCTGACCCGTACCGGCCGGGAAATCACCAACTCCGTCCGGCCCATCCAGCAGCCCTCGGACCTGAAGGGCCTGAAAATCCGCGTCCCCGGCAACACCTTGTGGACCGACTACTTCACCAAGCTCGGCGCCAGCCCCACCACCATGGCGTTCTCCGAGGTCTTCACCGGCCTGCAGACCGGCACCATCGACGGGCAGGAAAACCCCATCGAAGTACCGTGGACCAACAAGTTCTCCGAGGTCCAGAAGTACGTCTCCCTGACCAACCACATCAACGACGCCTGGGTCCTGGCGCTGTCCTCCAAGAAGTGGGACAGCCTCTCCGAGGACCAGAAGAAGGCCGTCACCGAGGCCTCGGAAGAGACGGCAACCTTCAAGACCGGCTATGACGAGGAGCAGTCCAAGAAGCAGCTGGACGAGCTGAAGGCCAAGGGCATGCAGGCCAACGAGGTCAGCGCCTCGGGCCTCGAAGAATTCAAGGCCGCCTCAAAGAGCCTCTACCCGGAGTTCTCGAACCTGATCGGCAAAGAGTTCTTCGACCAGGCAGTCTCCTTCAACGCCAGCAAGTAG